In Gigantopelta aegis isolate Gae_Host chromosome 6, Gae_host_genome, whole genome shotgun sequence, the following are encoded in one genomic region:
- the LOC121376420 gene encoding neurabin-1-like, protein MGCLHTKVGRVQPVDGAAISIDNTDSDIETTDHGTQTKFGSSKVALECNLDSKGNKSKRKGKRENRKSPRKKHSLDSTESLDDNISTEGSDRGFSATSKSSQQSSDSGLGEDHYATIITEDSSKDVVDTVVHEFGQERELDLGITGTACPHRLSAKDKKRLEESTILQSLRDEGLISKPKAESAGGISFEIIANETSTAARPPPRLAKLEKKKKKVLTQDEIQEKLEKAEKRRKRKEEEKLEKIREKDKSDTLASLESFAQHQKEKEEQVFRKMDEVEDKRQHRLNEIRDRIKAKELHAEKVRQRKQRALELGETFCNEDSFDESF, encoded by the exons atggGGTGCCTGCACACTAAAGTTGGACGTGTCCAGCCAGTGGACGGGGCGGCAATCAGTATCGATAATACCGATTCCGATATTGAAACGACGGACCACGGGACACAAACGAAATTCGGGAGCAGCAAAGTAGCTTTGGAATGTAACCTTGATTCCAAAGGAAACAAGTCCAAGAGGAAAGGAAAACGCGAAAATAGAAAGAGTCCAAGAAAGAAACATTCGTTAGATTCTACGGAGAGTTTGGACGATAATATTTCAACTGAAGGCAGTGACAGGGGATTTTCGGCAACGTCGAAGTCGTCACAACAGAGTTCCGATTCTGGCCTAGGCGAGGACCACTATGCCACGATAATCACCGAAGACTCTTCCAAAGACGTCGTCGACACGGTGGTACACGAGTTTGGACAGGAGAGAGAACTAG atctAGGAATTACAGGAACGGCGTGCCCTCATCGACTCAGTGCCAAAGACAAGAAGCGATTAGAAGAATCCACGATATTGCAATCTTTGAGAGATGAGGGGTTAATCTCTAAACCAAAAGCTGAATCTGCAGGAGGCATCAGTTTTGAAATCATTGCCAACGAGACAAGCACCGCTGCCAGACCCCCTCCACGTCTAGCGAaactagaaaaaaagaaaaagaaagttttGACCCAAGACGAAATCCAGGAGAAACTAGAAAAGGCCGAGAAACGGAGAAAG AGAAAAGAAGAGGAGAAACTGGAAAAGATCCGAGAGAAGGACAAGAGCGACACGCTGGCGTCGTTGGAGAGTTTCGCCCAGCACcagaaggagaaggaggagcAGGTGTTCCGGAAGATGGACGAGGTGGAGGACAAACGTCAGCATCGGCTGAACGAGATCCGAGACAGGATCAAGGCCAAGGAGCTACACGCCGAGAAGGTCAGGCAGCGCAAACAGAGGGCGTTGGAGCTCGGAGAGACGTTCTGTAACGAGGACAGTTTCGATGAAAGTTTTTAA